A genomic window from Erythrobacter sp. BLCC-B19 includes:
- the putP gene encoding sodium/proline symporter PutP, translating into MNSYTLASLAAYFLLMIAIGIYAWAKTRNTSEGYLLAGRDLGPAVTALSAGASDMSGWLLLGLPGALFAAGLVEAWIAIGLTIGAALNWIIVAPRLREQTERLGDALTIPQFLANRFPESGTLLRVTSAVVIVGFFTVYTASGMVGGGKLFATAFAGALPTGGLSDYMFGIVLTAGIVLVYTTIGGFLAVSLTDFVQGMIMMVALVVMPLVILSDSGNSIALSAVPQAGFLSLTEGATLIGVISAVTWGLGYFGQPHIIVRFMAIDRVENVPRAGMIGMGWMIISLIGAVAVGLAGRAYAEGNGLVVEDPETIFIILSQLLFHPAVTGFLYAALLAAIMSTIASQLLVSSSSLTEDFYRLFLRRNASEREAVNIGRLSVALVAAAALVIAADPDSEVLGLVSNAWAGFGAAFGPLILLALTWERMTGAGAVAGLVTGAGVVAGWIVLGWNKTFLGGPGLYEIVPGFAASMLAIIVVSLATAKSRAAV; encoded by the coding sequence ATGAACAGCTACACGCTCGCCAGCCTTGCCGCCTATTTCCTGCTGATGATCGCCATCGGCATCTATGCCTGGGCCAAGACCCGCAACACGTCCGAGGGCTATCTGCTCGCGGGGCGTGACCTTGGCCCTGCGGTGACCGCGCTCAGTGCCGGCGCTTCGGATATGTCGGGGTGGCTGTTGCTGGGGCTGCCGGGGGCGCTGTTCGCGGCCGGGCTGGTGGAGGCGTGGATCGCGATTGGCCTTACCATCGGCGCGGCGCTCAACTGGATCATCGTCGCCCCGCGCCTGCGCGAACAGACCGAGCGGCTCGGCGATGCGCTGACGATTCCGCAATTCCTCGCCAACCGCTTTCCCGAAAGCGGCACGCTGCTGCGCGTCACCTCCGCGGTGGTGATCGTGGGCTTTTTCACCGTTTACACCGCCTCGGGCATGGTCGGCGGCGGCAAGCTGTTTGCGACCGCTTTCGCCGGAGCGCTGCCGACCGGGGGGCTGTCGGACTATATGTTCGGCATCGTGCTGACCGCCGGGATCGTGCTGGTCTACACCACGATCGGCGGCTTCCTTGCCGTCAGCCTCACCGATTTCGTGCAAGGCATGATCATGATGGTGGCGCTGGTGGTGATGCCGCTGGTGATCCTGTCGGACAGTGGCAACTCCATCGCTCTTTCCGCTGTCCCGCAGGCCGGGTTCCTGAGCCTGACCGAAGGCGCGACGCTGATTGGCGTGATCAGCGCGGTGACGTGGGGCTTGGGCTATTTCGGCCAGCCGCACATCATCGTGCGCTTCATGGCGATCGACCGGGTGGAGAACGTGCCGCGCGCCGGGATGATCGGGATGGGATGGATGATCATCTCGCTGATCGGCGCGGTCGCTGTGGGCCTTGCCGGGCGCGCCTATGCCGAGGGCAACGGGCTTGTGGTCGAGGATCCGGAGACGATCTTCATTATCCTCAGCCAACTGCTGTTCCATCCGGCCGTGACGGGGTTCCTCTATGCCGCGCTGCTGGCCGCGATCATGAGCACCATCGCCTCGCAGCTGCTGGTCTCCTCGTCGTCTTTGACCGAGGATTTCTACCGCCTGTTCCTGCGCCGCAATGCGAGCGAGCGCGAGGCGGTCAATATCGGCCGCCTGTCGGTCGCGCTGGTCGCAGCTGCGGCGCTGGTGATCGCTGCCGACCCCGACAGCGAGGTTCTGGGCCTTGTCTCCAACGCCTGGGCTGGCTTTGGCGCTGCCTTCGGACCGCTGATCCTGCTGGCGCTGACATGGGAGCGCATGACCGGCGCGGGCGCGGTCGCTGGGCTGGTGACGGGCGCGGGCGTGGTCGCCGGGTGGATCGTGCTGGGGTGGAACAAGACATTCCTCGGCGGCCCCGGCCTCTACGAGATCGTGCCGGGGTTTGCCGCGTCGATGCTGGCGATCATTGTCGTGAGCCTCGCCACGGCAAAATCGCGCGCAGCGGTGTAA
- a CDS encoding transglutaminase family protein, with protein sequence MSKLTLSIRHTTHYAFAEPVVHALQRLRLTPKETQGQRIGQWSMVLDNARAELEYDDQHFNHVTLISLTPGAREVTVTCEGVVETEDNAGVIGRHSGHLPLWSFLRQTPLTRPGAKLRALLREAAGPADSAPLDFLHSLSALIRERITYETGRTHAATTAEEAVGHGFGVCQDHAHIFIGAARASGIPARYVSGYLLMHDRIDQEATHAWAEAHVEGLGWVGFDVSNGICPDPGYVRVATGSDYRDAAPVTGISIGAFEEALTVGVAVAVQNPASQTQSQQQQSSQ encoded by the coding sequence ATGAGCAAGCTTACTCTCTCGATCCGCCACACCACCCACTACGCCTTTGCCGAGCCGGTGGTGCACGCGCTCCAGCGGCTGCGGCTGACGCCCAAGGAGACCCAGGGCCAGCGCATCGGCCAGTGGTCGATGGTGCTCGACAATGCGCGGGCCGAACTCGAATATGACGATCAGCATTTCAACCACGTCACCCTGATCAGCCTCACCCCCGGCGCGCGCGAGGTGACGGTGACCTGCGAGGGCGTGGTTGAGACCGAGGACAATGCCGGGGTGATCGGCCGCCATTCGGGCCACCTGCCGCTGTGGAGCTTCCTGCGCCAGACTCCGCTGACCCGGCCGGGGGCCAAGCTGCGCGCCCTGCTGCGCGAGGCGGCCGGGCCAGCCGACAGCGCACCGCTCGACTTCCTCCATTCACTCTCGGCGTTGATCCGGGAGAGGATCACCTACGAAACCGGCCGCACCCATGCCGCGACCACTGCCGAGGAGGCCGTGGGTCACGGCTTTGGCGTGTGCCAGGATCACGCCCACATCTTCATCGGCGCGGCGCGGGCGAGCGGAATTCCGGCGCGCTATGTCAGCGGCTATCTGCTGATGCACGACCGGATCGATCAGGAAGCCACCCACGCCTGGGCCGAAGCCCATGTCGAAGGGCTGGGCTGGGTCGGGTTCGATGTCTCCAACGGGATCTGCCCCGACCCCGGCTACGTCCGTGTCGCGACCGGCAGCGACTATCGCGATGCCGCCCCGGTGACAGGCATCAGCATCGGCGCGTTCGAGGAAGCGCTGACGGTCGGCGTTGCGGTCGCAGTGCAGAACCCGGCAAGCCAGACCCAGAGCCAGCAGCAGCAATCCTCGCAATAG
- a CDS encoding alpha-E domain-containing protein, with translation MLGRTANSLFWMFRYLERAENTARLLEAALRMALTRDLVTAEAEWRSVIATLGLQHAYEAAHEAYDGASVWNFVLRGPANPGNVRNMFGAVRSNARAARINISSDVWEAVNENWMKLDAMLARPVGQTSVGDVLGAIRRAGTQVHGAFDGSMLRDEGYHFSRAGTFIERADSTARILDMKYFLLLPSLSYVGSSLDTGQWEQVLRSVAGARVYSWLNAGQIEARGIVEFLVLDDRFPRSLAFCRNALRDNLAALARMHREEGRAVALMRDADTRISHLTVDQIFEAGLHEFLVDFLARNAAIAQAIAGDYRFHA, from the coding sequence ATGCTAGGCCGCACCGCCAACAGCCTGTTCTGGATGTTCCGCTATCTCGAGCGGGCCGAGAACACCGCCCGCTTGCTTGAGGCCGCCTTGCGCATGGCGCTCACCCGCGATCTGGTGACCGCCGAGGCTGAATGGCGCTCGGTGATCGCGACGCTCGGCCTCCAGCACGCCTATGAGGCGGCGCATGAGGCCTATGATGGCGCCTCGGTCTGGAACTTCGTGCTGCGCGGGCCTGCGAACCCCGGCAATGTCCGCAATATGTTCGGCGCGGTGCGATCCAACGCCCGCGCGGCCCGCATCAATATTTCCTCGGACGTGTGGGAGGCGGTCAACGAGAACTGGATGAAGCTCGACGCGATGCTCGCCCGGCCTGTGGGGCAGACGTCGGTGGGCGATGTGCTGGGCGCGATCCGGCGCGCGGGCACGCAGGTGCACGGCGCTTTCGACGGGTCGATGCTGCGCGACGAGGGCTATCACTTCAGCCGCGCGGGCACCTTCATCGAACGCGCCGACAGCACGGCGCGCATTCTCGACATGAAGTATTTCCTGCTGCTGCCCTCGCTGTCCTATGTCGGGTCGAGCCTTGATACCGGGCAGTGGGAGCAGGTGCTGCGCTCGGTCGCGGGGGCGCGGGTCTATAGCTGGCTCAATGCCGGGCAGATCGAGGCGCGCGGGATCGTGGAGTTTCTGGTGCTCGACGACCGCTTCCCGCGCAGCCTCGCCTTCTGCCGCAACGCTCTGCGTGACAATCTCGCCGCGCTCGCCCGGATGCATCGCGAGGAAGGCCGTGCGGTTGCGCTGATGCGTGACGCCGACACCCGCATCAGCCACCTCACCGTCGATCAGATCTTCGAGGCCGGGCTGCACGAATTTCTGGTCGATTTCCTCGCCCGCAACGCCGCCATCGCGCAGGCGATTGCCGGGGATTACCGGTTCCACGCATGA
- a CDS encoding VOC family protein, translating into MTIQAGQGPRVTGLGGIFYVVKDPEATRAWYREVLGIDGEYGPQLAWADEPRQHPYSLISHFADDAYIKPGKGGFMINLRVDNLAGFVAMLRAKGVEVLDEADEGYGKFAWLLDPDGVKIELWEQVEDSLP; encoded by the coding sequence ATGACGATACAAGCGGGACAGGGGCCGAGGGTTACAGGCCTTGGCGGCATCTTCTATGTGGTCAAAGACCCGGAGGCGACCCGTGCGTGGTATCGCGAGGTGCTGGGGATCGACGGCGAATACGGCCCGCAGCTCGCCTGGGCGGACGAGCCGCGTCAGCACCCCTACTCGCTGATCAGCCACTTTGCCGACGATGCCTACATCAAGCCCGGCAAGGGCGGCTTCATGATCAATCTGCGGGTCGACAATCTCGCCGGTTTCGTCGCCATGTTGCGCGCCAAAGGGGTTGAGGTGCTGGACGAGGCGGACGAGGGCTATGGCAAGTTCGCCTGGCTGCTCGACCCCGACGGGGTAAAGATCGAACTGTGGGAGCAGGTCGAAGACAGCCTGCCCTGA
- a CDS encoding esterase/lipase family protein, translating into MAQLRFIPERSPERRRLPAPLIAAGAQAQQAYAASQLARRLALAREVIPQEHEAGKPRLVRLLGEADIFLEPLRRPRRKVAVAPSDNRQVVMIIPGFGTRPSRMRYLARHMEAAGHIAKRWGQGRNWGPNPERFEQIEARLAELYARHGRKVVLVGWSLGGLYARELAKRQPEMVAKVITMGSPFSGSPRANNVWRAYQFITGHSVDAPPVEAELAVKPPVETVALWSANDGVIAPRCAAGRAGERDRAIPLRCTHMGFTYDPQVISTLLAELETTRV; encoded by the coding sequence ATGGCCCAACTGCGATTCATCCCGGAACGTTCCCCTGAACGTCGGCGCCTGCCCGCCCCGCTGATCGCAGCGGGCGCGCAGGCGCAGCAGGCCTATGCCGCGAGCCAGCTGGCGCGGCGGCTGGCGCTGGCGCGTGAGGTGATCCCGCAGGAGCACGAGGCGGGCAAGCCCCGGCTGGTTCGCCTTCTGGGTGAGGCCGACATTTTCCTTGAACCCCTGCGCCGCCCGCGCCGCAAGGTGGCGGTCGCGCCGAGCGACAACCGGCAGGTGGTGATGATCATCCCCGGCTTCGGCACGCGCCCATCGCGGATGCGCTATCTGGCGCGCCACATGGAGGCCGCCGGCCACATCGCCAAGCGCTGGGGGCAGGGCCGCAACTGGGGGCCGAACCCCGAACGCTTCGAGCAGATCGAGGCGCGCCTTGCCGAGCTGTATGCCCGCCACGGTCGCAAGGTGGTGCTGGTCGGCTGGAGCCTCGGTGGTCTCTATGCGCGCGAGTTGGCCAAGCGCCAGCCGGAGATGGTCGCCAAGGTCATCACCATGGGTTCGCCCTTCAGCGGCTCCCCGCGCGCCAACAATGTCTGGCGCGCCTACCAGTTCATCACCGGGCACTCCGTGGACGCCCCGCCGGTCGAGGCCGAGCTTGCGGTCAAGCCTCCGGTGGAAACTGTCGCGCTGTGGAGCGCCAATGACGGAGTCATCGCCCCGCGCTGCGCTGCGGGCCGCGCCGGCGAGCGCGACCGCGCGATCCCGCTGCGCTGCACCCACATGGGCTTCACCTATGATCCGCAGGTGATCAGCACGCTTCTGGCCGAGCTGGAAACGACGCGGGTGTGA
- a CDS encoding extensin family protein, with protein MTAKDQIRRVTLMAASLMLGACGSLIPGGGGSSAAPGSASLSARAPARPAVPVASAPQSRVPRGEEAGCLADLGATGARFDPLPDTYAAPGCNKLGTVQLMALASDSAPMSISNLGPVRCGVAKAFGDWARFGVDRAARQILGSPVARIETMGSYSCRNVAGTDVRSAHARAEAIDVSAFILADGRRIVLKRDWDGGDAATREFLRVVHKSACKRFGTVLGPEYNAAHEDHFHLEGTGAKFCR; from the coding sequence ATGACGGCCAAGGATCAGATTCGCAGGGTTACGCTGATGGCAGCCTCGCTGATGCTGGGGGCGTGCGGATCGCTGATCCCCGGCGGTGGCGGCAGCAGCGCTGCGCCCGGCAGCGCCAGTCTCAGCGCCCGCGCCCCGGCCCGCCCAGCCGTTCCGGTTGCCTCCGCCCCGCAAAGCCGCGTGCCGCGGGGCGAGGAGGCGGGGTGCCTTGCCGACCTTGGTGCCACTGGAGCGCGTTTTGACCCCCTGCCCGATACCTATGCCGCACCCGGATGCAACAAGCTGGGCACCGTGCAATTGATGGCGCTGGCCAGCGATAGCGCACCGATGAGCATCAGCAATCTCGGCCCGGTTCGCTGCGGTGTCGCCAAGGCCTTTGGCGACTGGGCGCGCTTTGGCGTGGATCGCGCCGCGCGCCAGATCCTCGGCAGCCCGGTGGCACGGATCGAGACGATGGGGTCTTATAGCTGCCGAAACGTTGCCGGCACCGATGTGCGTTCAGCCCACGCCCGCGCCGAGGCGATCGACGTGTCGGCCTTTATCCTCGCCGATGGCCGCCGGATCGTGCTCAAGCGCGATTGGGACGGCGGCGATGCGGCCACGCGCGAGTTCCTGCGGGTGGTGCACAAGAGCGCGTGCAAGCGGTTCGGCACGGTGCTTGGCCCGGAATACAACGCCGCGCACGAGGATCACTTTCACCTCGAAGGCACCGGCGCCAAGTTCTGCCGCTGA
- a CDS encoding circularly permuted type 2 ATP-grasp protein: MQGRGSNFDEMFDEAGNTRPAYAEYCKWYGEQPPEFLRRKNREADDAFRRTGITFNVYGEDAAEERLIPFDMVPRIITAAEWRKLSRGIEQRVRALNSFLYDLYHRQEIVRAGRLPERLLRGNDAWLANMVGFTPPGGIYTHIVGIDLVRTGPDEFFVLEDNARTPSGVSYMLENRETMMGMFPDLFSRVAVESVSNYPRRLARSLAACVPPAFTGGKPTVAVLTPGIFNSAYFEHAFLADQMGAELVEGSDLRVTDGRVQMRTTSGYKPIDVLYRRVDDEFLDPLTFNPDSVLGVPGIMDVYRSGGITIANAPGTGISDDKAIYSFMPEIVEFYTGERPLLPNVQTWRCADKDSLAYVLDNLADLVVKEVHGSGGYGMLIGPTSSRREIAAFREKLMAKPENYIAQPTLSLSTCPIYTAKGLAPRHLDLRPFVLVSPEGIDITPGGLTRVALKKGSLVVNSSQGGGTKDTWVLKD, encoded by the coding sequence ATGCAGGGTCGGGGCAGCAATTTCGACGAGATGTTCGACGAGGCAGGCAATACGCGCCCTGCCTATGCCGAATATTGCAAATGGTATGGCGAACAGCCGCCCGAGTTCCTGCGCCGCAAGAACCGTGAGGCCGATGATGCGTTCCGCCGCACGGGCATCACCTTCAACGTCTATGGCGAGGATGCGGCAGAAGAACGGCTGATCCCCTTCGACATGGTGCCGCGCATCATCACCGCTGCCGAGTGGCGCAAGCTGTCGCGCGGGATCGAGCAGCGGGTGCGGGCGCTCAATTCCTTCCTCTATGATCTCTATCACCGGCAGGAGATCGTGCGCGCTGGCCGCCTGCCCGAACGCCTGCTGCGCGGGAACGATGCGTGGCTTGCCAATATGGTGGGCTTCACCCCGCCCGGCGGCATCTACACCCATATCGTCGGGATCGATCTGGTGCGCACCGGGCCGGACGAGTTCTTCGTGCTCGAGGACAACGCGCGCACGCCTTCGGGCGTGTCTTATATGCTTGAAAACCGCGAGACGATGATGGGGATGTTCCCCGATCTGTTCAGCCGGGTGGCGGTGGAGAGCGTCTCGAACTACCCGCGCCGCCTTGCGCGCAGCCTCGCCGCCTGCGTTCCGCCCGCCTTCACCGGAGGCAAGCCGACGGTCGCGGTGCTGACGCCGGGGATCTTCAATTCGGCCTATTTCGAACACGCCTTTCTTGCCGACCAGATGGGCGCAGAGCTGGTCGAGGGCAGCGATCTGCGCGTCACCGATGGCCGGGTGCAGATGCGCACCACCAGCGGCTACAAGCCGATCGACGTGCTCTATCGCCGGGTCGATGATGAATTTCTCGATCCGCTCACCTTCAACCCGGATAGCGTGCTGGGCGTGCCGGGGATCATGGATGTGTACCGTTCGGGCGGGATCACGATTGCCAATGCGCCGGGCACGGGCATTTCCGATGACAAGGCCATCTACAGCTTCATGCCCGAGATCGTCGAGTTCTACACCGGCGAGCGGCCCCTCTTGCCCAATGTCCAGACCTGGCGCTGTGCGGACAAGGACTCTCTGGCCTATGTGCTCGACAATCTCGCCGATCTGGTGGTCAAGGAAGTCCACGGGTCTGGCGGATACGGGATGCTGATCGGGCCGACGTCATCCCGGCGCGAGATCGCGGCGTTCCGCGAAAAGCTGATGGCAAAGCCTGAGAACTACATCGCTCAGCCCACGCTGTCGCTGTCGACCTGCCCGATCTACACCGCCAAGGGTCTTGCGCCCCGGCACCTCGACCTCAGGCCTTTCGTGCTGGTCAGCCCGGAAGGCATCGACATCACGCCCGGCGGCCTCACGCGGGTGGCGCTGAAGAAGGGATCGCTGGTGGTCAACTCTTCGCAGGGGGGCGGCACCAAGGATACCTGGGTGCTGAAGGACTGA
- a CDS encoding proteasome-type protease translates to MTYCVGMVLERGLVLMSDTRTNSGVDNISTFRKLFHWQVPGERMIAVMTAGNLATTQAVISQLEERTKAPAERDNTLLKGPTMFQVATEIGRLLRSTIEEVQRENGDTGKGRFTATMIVAGQIKGMQPRLFMIYPEGNFIEASWDTPFFQIGETKYGRPILIRGYERGMSFEDAVKLMMVSFDSTLKANLSVGLPLDLLVIGKDDFAPTHEHRVTAEDEYFDTISSGWGDALRAAFHSLPPYRFSDDA, encoded by the coding sequence ATGACCTATTGCGTTGGCATGGTGCTCGAGCGTGGTCTCGTTCTGATGAGCGACACCCGCACCAATTCGGGCGTCGACAACATCTCGACCTTCCGCAAGCTGTTCCACTGGCAGGTGCCGGGCGAGCGGATGATCGCGGTGATGACCGCGGGCAATCTGGCCACGACGCAGGCGGTGATCAGCCAGCTTGAGGAACGCACCAAGGCGCCGGCCGAGCGTGACAACACGCTGCTCAAGGGGCCGACGATGTTTCAGGTCGCCACCGAAATCGGGCGGCTGCTGCGCTCCACCATCGAGGAAGTGCAGCGCGAAAACGGTGACACCGGCAAGGGACGTTTCACCGCGACCATGATCGTCGCCGGTCAGATCAAGGGGATGCAGCCGCGCCTCTTCATGATCTATCCCGAAGGCAATTTCATCGAAGCGAGCTGGGACACCCCCTTCTTCCAGATCGGCGAGACCAAGTATGGCCGCCCGATCCTGATCCGCGGCTATGAGCGGGGCATGAGCTTCGAGGATGCAGTCAAGCTGATGATGGTTAGCTTCGATTCGACCCTGAAGGCTAACCTGTCAGTCGGATTGCCGCTCGATCTGCTGGTGATCGGCAAGGACGACTTTGCCCCGACGCATGAACATCGCGTGACCGCCGAGGATGAGTATTTCGACACGATTTCATCGGGTTGGGGCGATGCTCTGCGGGCGGCGTTCCATTCGCTGCCGCCCTATCGGTTCAGCGATGACGCGTAG
- a CDS encoding response regulator transcription factor has translation MTRKASLHFIDSCSRQRAELARVGFALGHHCEVYGDLSELAVHPPREGIIIARDTAEEGGVGMILDRLGRLGIWLPLIAVDVQPRPGRIVEAIKAGALDYLALPLDPERFTRCLMRIEKEAEQFGAARRRMIEARDRISTLSAREREVLDWLAEGSSNKAIARELDISPRTVEIHRANMMTKLGARHAAEAVRLKLEAKLEPKLRA, from the coding sequence ATGACACGCAAAGCCTCACTCCACTTCATCGATTCGTGCAGCCGCCAACGCGCCGAACTGGCCCGGGTAGGCTTTGCACTGGGCCACCACTGCGAGGTCTATGGCGACCTCTCCGAACTGGCGGTCCACCCGCCGCGAGAGGGGATCATCATCGCCCGCGACACGGCGGAAGAAGGCGGGGTCGGCATGATTCTCGACCGACTGGGCCGGCTCGGCATCTGGCTGCCGCTGATCGCGGTTGATGTGCAGCCCCGCCCGGGCCGCATAGTCGAGGCGATCAAGGCCGGTGCTCTGGACTATCTTGCCCTGCCGCTCGATCCGGAACGCTTCACCCGCTGCCTGATGCGGATCGAAAAGGAAGCCGAACAATTCGGCGCCGCCCGGCGTCGCATGATCGAAGCGCGCGACCGAATCTCGACCCTGTCGGCGCGCGAACGCGAAGTGCTCGACTGGCTGGCCGAAGGCAGCAGCAACAAGGCGATCGCCCGCGAACTCGACATCAGCCCGCGCACGGTCGAAATCCACCGTGCGAACATGATGACCAAGCTCGGCGCGCGCCACGCGGCTGAAGCGGTGCGATTGAAACTGGAGGCGAAGCTCGAACCGAAATTGCGGGCCTGA